The genomic segment taaaaaataaatggggACAAACTTATTTTTTGACAAGTGATCATATGGCATAAATATTAAGAAAACAATCAAGAACAGCACCAGTTATATCAATAGGCCCATTGGACAGAGCAATACTgaacaaaaaaacaaacaaccttaataaaattgaaggaCATAACAACTTTTCATATTATACCTTATCAACTTTATTGCCAACAAGCATCTTGATGCAGTCCTGATTTGTTGAGTACAGATCAATTTCTTTAGCCCATATGTCAGAAAGATTTGTGAATGTGTCTCGCCGTGTCACATCGTACACTGTACAAATACGAACATAATAACTAGCATCATATAAGGAATCTCTAAGACCCcagaaaaagagataaataaacCAGATGAGTATTCAAGTATATCCAAACAAGGAGTCCCTCCCTTAATCAATCAACAGAAGGACAACTTTATGTAAATTTTCTTCAGGAGTTAAATTCATCTATGTTCTGATTATGTAAGACAGCAGTTACACTTACACATCGATTGTGAAATACCAATGATGGACTGATGCTGTTTCTGATTGCACCAAGCAATATAACCCTCACTTTGCTACCAAAATGTTTAGCCAATGTTGGGCTAAATTGACACAGCTTTTCAAATATATCAGAACACCCAGCACCTCTCAAGTTTGAGGCCTAACTTACCCAACCTGAGGCCATCTAGCACATTGCAACACTTGCTCTAAATTTTCAAAGCAAAGAGTTAACACTTGGTGGAAGCTTTGGGAAGCCAAACTAAACCAACCTAATATTTTGAGCATAATATTGATTGAAATGCATGTCATGATTATTCCTACAAGGAATCCTTTAGCACAACCTATCAGCTGTTACTCCAAATGCTACACACCTCTTAACACTATATATTCaattctatttcattttatttctatcCTTCAAAggccaaaaaatttataaaagaagACATGTCTTTTGCAGAACTAAAAGTaggaaaaatgcaaaaaataaaatggagaGAAAATCAATGTACACCAAATTCTGAGACTTTTCAAAGCAGCATCCATTATCTACCATGTCTTCCTCAACAACGTCAAACATATTCTTTTCAACCCTATCTAGTCCAACCTAGCCTAATGTCACAAAAAATGAACCCTGCAAATAAAATTTGGAACTGGACCAGAATATTCTAGGTTGAGAACACTGTTTAAAATGAATGTCTCTTGGGCTGACATCAAATGTAACCCAATCTATCACAGCTTGTGAGGTTCATTCCATCAGTCCTCTCAAGTAAGATACAGAAAGTATGACCCTAGAATGCCTCATTATTATGAGatttaataaacaaaatagaaCTACAAACATCAAAAGCAtgattacaaattaaaaattaaaaaaaaaaacacaagaagAGAAATAAGGAAATAAATTCATGGATAATATAAATTCTTACGGCAAGATCTGATGGATCAACATGTATACATAACTATCGTTTTCACATCAcaggtaaaaatataacaataaCTGAACCATAGAAGTTGATAAAAGTAGCAAGAAATGAATGAAGTCATACCCATTATTATCCCTTGTGCTCCTCTGTAATATGAACTAGTTAGTGTTCTAAATCTTTCCTGTCCAGCTGCAAAAAGTGAAGAAacgataaaataatttattttttcaactcattttatgCAAAACAACTTTTAGCATTCATGAAAAGGCCAAATTTTGCAAACATCCTATCCTCACACTTGAATGCGGGTGTTAaccaagaagagagagagagagagagttcttttatgaataattcatcataaaatgTACATTTGATTCAAATTTTGCAACCGACAGTGACCAGAGAGTTATTGTAAATATGCAGAAACCATATTCACTTTAGCAAGTTCCAGCAATATCACTATCTAACAACATTGAATTTACTCTATAAACTcaatataaaaggaaaatttttaccttttcGACTCCATTTCCACTACTATCTGCACTGTAATTATCTAAAGCTTAGTTTGGCATTGTAATGGGCTTCGGGAacatgaaatttcaaaaaactaaaacgttttaaatcaaaaacttaCGGGCTAACAGCTCTAAACTCATATTGGTATTGCATTTTTTGGTCCCAAACAATATGTCTAGAAACCCAATTCCAATGTCAATACTACGTTTGAGTAACACATTTCTTCAGATATTAACATAACCAACCCAAAACAGACAATGGAACAGGAAACCAAAACATCATTTTAGAATTGATTTAAGTTAAAATATTCTGGAAAAAGACAGTATTTACCAGTGTCCCAAATCGCGAGCTTCAGCTTTTTACCTCCAAGAGTGACGtgtttcaccttaaaatccaCCCCTGCCAAGAAATTTTCAGTGTACAAAACAAGTTAACCCAAAAAAAGCTCTAATGAAATTGTAGGCAAAACGAGATAGGGAAATGGATAAGGCTACCGATGGTAGGAGAGAGGTCCTCGAAGGTATCGGAAGTGAAACTCAAGAGCAAGGTGCTCTTCCCCACACCCGAATCCCCTATCAATAACAACTTAAACAAGTAGTCAAACTCAGGTTGACTCGTCGACGATGACTCCATCTATTCAAATCTCTTCAACGATAATAGTAAGATTGAATTTGGATCTGGAGATTGTTTTGAGAGAAGCAAAGCGGAGAAAGTGTAAGAAGGTAAGGTCTAAAGTCTTCTTCCCTCTTCGGTCAATAAGAAACTAGTATATCATAAGccgtttcttttttcttccaacCGAACCGATTACTTGCTCCAGCAGTTTCGGATTTGATTCGGTGCACTGTGGAGTACTCTTTTTGTTTACTCCCGTCTTTTAAGCTGCCTCGGTTGGTAATAGTTATAGCCACGTGTAACTCGATTGATCTCTCAAGGTCCAGACATTAATCGACCTGTTTGGTTTCAGACATCTTTTGGTTCAAGACAACAATACGGTGTTCTTTCTAGGTAATAAGGGTGAATAATTGATTGGTTGGATTAGTGCCCTATGCTATAACTAAGgactaaataaatcaaatattttaaaaaattaattaaaattgattatatTGAACCAATTAAACATCAAATTGGTTCAATCGATTcaattttagatcaaataatGTATAATTATAAACTCCATTCATAATTATAaccatcaaattaatttaactggttacaaaagtaaaatttataaaatttatctataattataatatatacaaataattcaaatataaaaaaaatataatatttgtgCTTTCACTCACATAATTATGTACTTTCACATGAGCtatcaaattaacattttaaagttttaacttttaagttttaacattcaagataaatgaataaaatattgtatatattaatttgatttttttaatcgatttggttcaaaaattttaaaatcgaaaaatgactaaataaatcaattgaaCTAAACCTTTTTAAACCAATAAATTTAATAGATCAATCGgatcaatttattttactcaaatTATATTCAATTCAATTATATAATTGGTCCGACCTACTTTTGTTCAACCATACCAGATAGCATCATGCTtgatgtttttattaaatatccaATGTGGATGTCAAGCTATTAAATTGtaattcatttattattatgattattattattaatttgttgCTCTTGCGCAAAGCCTGATATTGATTGGCAGGGGTAAGAGCAGTCGAGCACCTTTTAATAAAACTCCCATTATATGTTTGTTAATGTATTTGACAGAATACTGTTGTTGTAACCTTCTTAAAGTCCTCTCACTGGACCAGAAATTCCAGAAAAGGACATGTCTTTTCCAGTGacctaaataataaataaactGCCGTATCTTTTAACAGGGTTCAAGTccaatgaaaattaattaaaaataagacaAGAATGGGAGGTAATGAGCACCCatgaaattgattaattacttTCATACTACATGTTGATTAGGTACAAAAACACCATTTGATCAATTACAACTCTGGATTTGAAAGACAACTAGTACATGCATCCATTATTTCTAATTTATTGATTGACTTCCAAGTCAAGTCGATCAAACATGGTACTGCTCTAGCTGAACATCCTTGGCCTTCAAAGGAACATACTCTCCTAGGTAAACTTCCAGGTGATCTGACAGGGCAGATTTGTCGATGTTTTCATGGTGGTAAGATTTGCAGACGAAGTAGATCACCGTCTGGATGACTAATCCGAAGAGAATCAACTTGCAAAGCAACAAGAAACAAATGATTGTATAGGCAACCCTGCTAACCACGCCAAACGTGCTTCCATGCACAACCAGATTCTGGAAGGCAATCTGGATGATGAAGAGGGAGACACTGAGCTTGAAAAAAATGACTACCGCCACCCATAGCTTTCCCTCGATCAGGTTTTTGCCCTTGACCATGGCCTGGAACCCGTAGGCCTCTTCCAAAACAGAGACAACGCTAGCCAAGTGCCAGATAATGGTCAAATACAAAAGACCCCCCAAGTACAAGattattaaaataacaaaCACCGCAAAACCCACGTTGCTTGCTCCGATTGAAAGTGCCCAAACAACAACGATGAACACAAACacaacgtgatagaaaaacatgGCAACAAAAATAGACAAGAAAGTAACCATCAGCCTCTTCCAAACCTTTGGGACAACGCTCATGACTTTCCTAAACGTGAGTTCCCGACCTGTATATATGCAAGCGATGGTGTAAACAACTGCAGCGGTTGAAAGAAGGgaaaagatgaaaaacaaagtgaagtAGGCCGCCTTGAAAAGCCAAAAGTATGCCCATTCGTCGGAGATAACGTCAGATAGTTTCTTGTATTTGGGAGTGCCTGATCGGGTATGGTCGAGTTCTATTTCGTTGTGGATGATTTTCCTGAAGAAGAGGTTCGATACTTCAATACGAGCTAGGTAGATGAAAGTTAGAGGAAGGATTAAAGCTAAAGCGATCTTGCTGAAGACTTTTCTCCAGGCAAAGATGACGTTGTAGGATTCCTTGCAGATGCCAACGAACCCAAGAAATTGCATCTCTTCTTGCTCTCGATCCATGATGTTTAAGTTTTCCACTACTTTTTCTATGGATTTTTTTGAGCTGCAGGGAGGGAGATCAGGATGAAGAAGGGAGAAGAGAAAACAGAGAGATGGAAGAGATTGGCCGGTGATGAGAAGGATATAGGAAATTGGATTGGACTTTTCCCCAGCTTTCCTCGTAATTTAAACTGAGTCAATGTACACATTTTGAATCCGTCCattttggtttggaaattctcaatatattaatatttaaaccaAATACACACTTTTCCTTTAAAAGGATGtacaatttcataattatttcttctcatacaatttttgagcaaaaattATATTCTACTTTTTTGCTTCctgtgttttatttttctttaaaatttcattgcCACATACTtcatcaattaaataaaagatttgTCATGTTGTTAATCTGAATTATActagtaaaattatttttaaatgggtatatatgtataataaataaattcatagaCATTGACttcccaattttttttttattttaagatagAGACGTTTGGGacatgaagaaaaatataGACAAAGTATTTGTCTATGTCATCGTTTCGTCCATGCCGAGCCCAAATATTCCACAGGAAAGTCCTCGTTTGAATCGAACTCATTCAACACGCTTTTGTGTTggttttttcttgctttttttcGCAATGATAAATCTTCAAAGAAATATCACATAATCTGTCTGCAATAACACAAAAATTAGAAGTAGGATAGCGAATGGAAAGACAGACCCAACCAAATTGTAAGCAAAAGCCCATCTATaactatatttaaagaaagTTCAAAGGGTTCCTAGCTTGAAACCTGACcatttgtatttatatttaaaaaaaagccCCAAAGGGCTCTTAGCTTGACATCGAGCCATTTGTGTGTGTGACATTTTCGTAGTGTATATGCTTCACCCATGTACTGTTTAGCTTAGAGTCGATGGGGTTTGGACTTTCAAGCTCTTGTTTGGTTTTGGAACTTTAGCTTTTATTGTGTTgggttttgttttctcttgTCTGGGCTTAGTCTTGGGTTTTTGTTtgctattttcttttcttttttttttttttgattggGTTTTATTTGCTATTGGTTTAGGGTGTATTagaattttgttcttttattcttACGACTTATATGCTTATTGTCTTCTTGCGTTTCTTCAGGTTCCCGATCACttctagattttttttttcatctcgTGTCTGGCTTCAAGATTTTAGTTTTAGCTTTGCCATTTTGTTTTGAGTCGGCTTGGTTCGATTGTTGAGGATTCTTATGGTTTTTCATTTGGGATTATTTCTACAGCCTTCTCTAAATAAATATGCACTAAAACGATTATATCACATGTGTCTGGATTGCTTTAATCcatacaaatatttatttaatttaatcgaGTAAATTTCTcgataattcaaattttatgttttagacaacttaaatccttcaaggattttcaaataGATATTGATATCAAATAAGTCATATGAATAGGCTGTAGCTACACTCATTAGAcgcattttaattttctcatatATTGCCAGACTAGTTAATATAGAATTGTAATTGTATCCACCACAGAGAATATCTCTTCATCTTCAATACTAgatctttaaagaaaacctTGTACGACAAGCCGTGctttatatctcataatctcatctttctcattttgtttCCGCATAAACACTCATTTATATCCTACTGGTTTTACACCATTTGGCGTACGGACTACAGGTCCaaaaacttcatgttttacaATTGAATTCAATTCCACTTTGATTGCGTCTTTCCACATTGGCCAATCATTTATATAAGTTCAAGATCctcgtttttcttttataatagTGCGCtctatattatatacaaaatatcatCGACGTTTATTTACCAGGTTCATCTTTTCCCATCATGACATAATTGATTGAgatctcttcattttcaatgatttcaagtacctgaatttcttttgagatttttctcaattatgtCAGGGGTCTCTTCTAGAGTTtctatgtcacgacccggaacctccctcaggcccatgacaatcgccgcgacgtcccgattgacactcattatccgaaatgccaaccggaaccccgcaaagcttacatatcagtttctttcctttcctgtgagcaatcattgttaaatatcgagtttttagagaatatatactattttagatcaaaaacaatcaaaataaaattttcgccacacaggggtattttggtcatttttttctcaaaaatttcgaaactggctaaaacgtaatatacaagtacaaaacacataattcatattcaaaatgagtttaaaagtctaaaatcttcatttaaaacgaaattacggttatttgaatataataagaaaataaaagaaatattaaggaaaatattctattttcttataaaacaatatttatagagttatacgtgaataatttttatagcgtaaaagctaaataaatttatacatactgaaatacagtaagccaaaatatttaatttaatttacaataacaagagggcccccgaataaacaaaagtaaagaggactgtgaacctacggtttggaaaatgcagatccaatggtagtcctcgatgagatcagctatctacagtctatactgaacctgaaatgggtggaaaggagttgggtgagattttgcaatcccaatgagtaaacagacattatcataaatatctaaaggcgagtaaaatggaggcaagtttaaacaacaaatttcaacccatttcataatgttttcaatttatttcttaaaccataaaatatttgtaatttaccaaaacagttgttaaggctt from the Theobroma cacao cultivar B97-61/B2 chromosome 8, Criollo_cocoa_genome_V2, whole genome shotgun sequence genome contains:
- the LOC18592479 gene encoding ras-related protein RABC1, which encodes MESSSTSQPEFDYLFKLLLIGDSGVGKSTLLLSFTSDTFEDLSPTIGVDFKVKHVTLGGKKLKLAIWDTAGQERFRTLTSSYYRGAQGIIMVYDVTRRDTFTNLSDIWAKEIDLYSTNQDCIKMLVGNKVDKESERVVSKKEGIDFAREYGCLYIECSAKTQVNVEQCFEELVLKILETPSLLAEGSSGVKKNIFKQNPPQNGASASSCCS
- the LOC18592480 gene encoding uncharacterized protein LOC18592480 — its product is MDREQEEMQFLGFVGICKESYNVIFAWRKVFSKIALALILPLTFIYLARIEVSNLFFRKIIHNEIELDHTRSGTPKYKKLSDVISDEWAYFWLFKAAYFTLFFIFSLLSTAAVVYTIACIYTGRELTFRKVMSVVPKVWKRLMVTFLSIFVAMFFYHVVFVFIVVVWALSIGASNVGFAVFVILIILYLGGLLYLTIIWHLASVVSVLEEAYGFQAMVKGKNLIEGKLWVAVVIFFKLSVSLFIIQIAFQNLVVHGSTFGVVSRVAYTIICFLLLCKLILFGLVIQTVIYFVCKSYHHENIDKSALSDHLEVYLGEYVPLKAKDVQLEQYHV